One Panulirus ornatus isolate Po-2019 chromosome 71, ASM3632096v1, whole genome shotgun sequence genomic window carries:
- the LOC139747946 gene encoding uncharacterized protein, whose protein sequence is MRTHACVLLLLLSVVAEALGSVDVLRRWRRQAVHCQTGDKACQKCSASCSSVELSSLPECCEVYNTCCDDYFQACKKCSSMASQDVYFPEYCCASFTDCCELVTTLGAPVKDPEPVKAKTKPDLKIPTVAAPKPSAFPGAKNLGSQNPKTQALQDEPPSGFSDTQEFEAPPRASADQSPDIQTLPPEVPSPKPQAPEITSFQPRTPSFSNVRAPASRPATRSRVSSQRTPPRRNEQVRPHTRQQNQRRRRPDQLNLRDRKGRVTSRGRLV, encoded by the exons ATGAGGACCCACGCTTgcgtcctgctgctcctgctgtcggTGGTAGCTGAGGCGCTCGGCTCCGTCGACGTGCTCAGGCGATGGCGTCGACAGGCCGTCCACTGCCAAACAGGGGACAAGGCGTGCCAGAAGTGCTCCGCTTCCTGCAGTAGCGTCGAGTTATCCAGCCTTCCAGAATGTTGTGAAGTGTACAACACCTGTTGTGATGATTACTTCCAGGCCTGTAAG AAATGCTCCAGTATGGCTTCCCAAGACGTCTACTTCCCAGAGTACTGCTGCGCCTCCTTCACCGACTGCTGCGAGCTGGTCACCACCCTCGGCGCCCCTGTCAAG GATCCAGAGCCAGTTAAGGCCAAAACCAAACCAGACCTGAAGATCCCAACGGTAGCAGCTCCAAAGCCCTCAGCGTTTCCTGGTGCAAAGAACTTAGGTTCCCAGAATCCTAAGACTCAGGCACTCCAGGATGAGCCACCCTCAGGTTTCTCAGATACCCAGGAATTCGAAGCGCCTCCTCGGGCTTCAGCAGACCAATCGCCAGATATCCAGACCCTACCTCCTGAGGTCCCATCTCCCAAACCCCAGGCACCAGAAATTACATCTTTCCAGCCCCGAACTCCTAGTTTCTCAAATGTGCGAGCACCCGCCTCCCGACCTGCGACTCGGAGTCGTGTCAGCAGTCAAAGGACTCCACCACGCAGAAATGAACAGGTTCGACCACATACAAGACAACAGAATCAACGCAGACGTCGCCCAGACCAG CTGAATCTGAGAGACAGAAAGGGACGAGTCACCTCTCGTGGTCGTTTGGTCTAA